A section of the Candidatus Binatia bacterium genome encodes:
- a CDS encoding oxidoreductase, which yields MKKLVSYRDLVAVVTGASSGIGRLLALGLARRGARVALVARRVELLEALAREIEALGSEALVLPCDVADRGQVGRAAERVLERFGRVELLVNNAGYGRHRRFLEWDVEDMERMMQVNFFGSVYWTKALLPRMVERRTGWIVFLASVAGKLPVPDESAYVASKFAMVGLAETLSMEVEDLGVHVLTVCPGSIRTDFFDEEALRRMPPVAKRMMVPPEPLVEAIFRALEQGKYEITFPRRIAAGYVVHALAPGLMRRSTKKRTIDAVEVTNA from the coding sequence ATGAAAAAGCTCGTTTCCTACCGTGATCTCGTCGCCGTCGTGACCGGGGCCTCGAGCGGGATCGGAAGACTCCTGGCCCTCGGTCTCGCTCGCCGCGGGGCGCGCGTGGCGCTCGTGGCAAGACGCGTGGAGCTCCTCGAGGCGCTGGCCCGCGAGATCGAAGCGCTCGGCTCGGAGGCACTCGTCCTTCCGTGCGACGTCGCGGACCGGGGGCAAGTCGGCCGGGCGGCCGAAAGAGTCCTCGAGCGTTTCGGCCGCGTGGAGCTTCTCGTCAACAACGCGGGCTACGGCCGGCACCGCCGGTTCCTCGAGTGGGACGTCGAGGACATGGAGCGTATGATGCAGGTGAACTTTTTCGGGAGCGTCTACTGGACGAAGGCGCTCCTCCCGCGGATGGTCGAGCGCCGCACCGGGTGGATCGTTTTCCTGGCTTCGGTCGCCGGAAAGCTTCCCGTGCCGGACGAGAGCGCCTACGTGGCCTCGAAGTTCGCCATGGTGGGGCTCGCGGAAACGCTTTCCATGGAAGTGGAAGACCTGGGCGTCCACGTGCTCACCGTGTGCCCCGGTTCGATCCGTACGGACTTCTTCGACGAAGAGGCGCTCCGGAGGATGCCTCCCGTAGCCAAGCGTATGATGGTTCCGCCGGAACCGCTCGTGGAAGCGATCTTTCGCGCACTCGAGCAGGGCAAGTACGAAATCACGTTCCCCCGGAGGATCGCCGCGGGATACGTGGTGCACGCTCTCGCTCCGGGACTCATGCGGCGCAGCACGAAGAAGAGAACGATCGACGCCGTGGAGGTCACGAACGCCTGA
- the efp gene encoding elongation factor P: MATVLPSDFRRGMALVLDGAPHLLEDFYSSGTAKFKQKVHARLRHLRTGRILERTFADNEQVEVAELEQRRVQYSYKQDTTYVFLDAETFEPYELTEEQLGDRRWFLKENEEYAALFLEGRILDVVLPAHVVLEVVETGPAQRGTADSTWKPAKLETGLEIMVPLFIESGEKIRVDPNERKYVGRESTGKKG; the protein is encoded by the coding sequence ATGGCAACGGTACTCCCCTCGGACTTCCGGCGAGGCATGGCGCTCGTCCTCGACGGTGCACCCCACCTCCTCGAGGACTTCTACTCGTCGGGAACGGCGAAGTTCAAACAGAAGGTGCACGCGAGGCTGCGTCACCTCCGGACCGGTCGGATTCTCGAGCGCACCTTCGCGGACAACGAACAGGTCGAGGTGGCCGAACTCGAGCAGCGAAGGGTCCAGTACAGCTACAAGCAGGACACGACTTACGTGTTCCTCGATGCGGAGACGTTCGAGCCGTACGAACTTACCGAGGAGCAGCTGGGCGATCGGCGGTGGTTCCTCAAGGAGAACGAGGAATACGCCGCGCTTTTTCTCGAAGGCCGGATCCTCGACGTCGTTCTCCCCGCCCACGTCGTCCTCGAGGTGGTCGAGACCGGCCCGGCGCAGCGTGGCACGGCGGATTCCACCTGGAAGCCCGCGAAGCTCGAGACGGGCCTCGAGATCATGGTGCCGCTTTTCATCGAATCCGGGGAAAAGATCCGGGTCGACCCGAACGAGCGGAAGTACGTGGGACGCGAGAGCACGGGCAAAAAAGGCTAG
- the glnB gene encoding nitrogen regulatory protein P-II 1, with protein sequence MKKIEAVIKPFKLEAVKEALSREGIQGMTVAEAKGFGRQKGHTELYRGAEYVVDFQPKIKVEVVVEEAKAARVVEVLSEAARTGRIGDGKIFVTPVEEVVRIRTGERGSDAL encoded by the coding sequence ATGAAAAAGATCGAAGCCGTCATCAAGCCCTTCAAGCTCGAAGCCGTCAAAGAAGCGCTTTCCCGCGAAGGAATCCAGGGGATGACCGTGGCCGAAGCAAAAGGCTTCGGGCGGCAGAAGGGGCACACCGAGCTTTACCGGGGGGCCGAATACGTCGTGGACTTCCAGCCCAAGATCAAGGTCGAGGTAGTCGTGGAGGAGGCCAAGGCCGCCCGTGTCGTCGAAGTGCTGTCCGAGGCGGCGCGCACGGGCCGCATCGGCGACGGGAAGATCTTCGTCACACCGGTCGAGGAAGTCGTCCGTATTCGCACCGGAGAACGAGGCAGCGACGCCCTGTGA
- a CDS encoding flotillin, giving the protein MALVWTLVVLVLVAALVGVAVFVRLYVKAPPNAAFIRTGLGGKKVVVDGGAIVLPVVHSIQWISLETFKLEVVKANKEAFITKDRYRVDIGAEFYIKINPDAKSIEAASRTLGEKSFSADGIRALVEEKLVAALRSVAAATELVELHENRRKFALAVKEVLLEPLAYNGLTLEDVSVFHLDQTSKEYLDPSNIFDAEGLKQITLQTSERQRERNEIERNTEVAIRRKDVEAVKLKLALDQDREFAEADQKRQIETYRIQQEAETELFRFQSEQRTREAEIAKERAVEEAQIERERAVREAEVKREAYLIRVAEERERAEIEKERAIEEAKRARDIAVLLKEIERLREEKNRLESEAAREQAAQAVLTVVQKAEAERAREIALIDALRELEVAERRAKARERLAAARRAEGEAEAYAVSKLREAENILGEKFIVRDIAQALIERAPEIASELMAPAKQIESIRVLSVSGLGADGAADTSGVGGVLAAFLRSGAALPLLKEILDFAGIDREKALQKITEKVPILREVSRESSTAQK; this is encoded by the coding sequence ATGGCGCTCGTGTGGACCCTGGTCGTTCTCGTTCTCGTCGCCGCCCTGGTCGGGGTGGCGGTCTTCGTCCGCCTCTACGTGAAGGCTCCGCCGAATGCGGCCTTCATCCGAACCGGGCTCGGCGGGAAAAAGGTGGTGGTCGACGGCGGGGCGATCGTCCTTCCGGTCGTCCACAGCATCCAGTGGATCTCGCTCGAGACGTTCAAGCTCGAGGTCGTCAAAGCCAACAAGGAAGCGTTCATCACGAAGGACCGCTACCGCGTGGACATCGGCGCGGAGTTCTACATCAAGATCAACCCCGACGCGAAAAGCATCGAAGCGGCTTCGCGGACGCTCGGAGAAAAGTCTTTCAGCGCCGACGGTATCCGGGCACTCGTGGAAGAGAAGCTCGTGGCCGCGCTGCGTTCGGTCGCGGCGGCCACCGAGCTGGTCGAGCTCCACGAGAACCGCCGGAAGTTCGCACTCGCCGTCAAGGAGGTGCTCCTCGAACCTCTGGCCTACAACGGCCTCACCCTCGAGGACGTCTCGGTCTTCCACCTCGACCAGACGAGCAAGGAGTACCTCGATCCCTCGAACATCTTCGACGCCGAGGGACTCAAGCAGATCACGCTCCAGACCTCCGAGCGGCAACGGGAGCGGAACGAGATCGAACGCAACACGGAAGTCGCGATCCGACGCAAGGACGTGGAAGCGGTCAAGCTCAAGCTCGCCCTCGACCAGGACCGGGAGTTCGCCGAAGCCGACCAGAAGCGCCAGATCGAGACGTACCGCATCCAGCAGGAAGCCGAAACCGAGCTCTTCCGCTTCCAGTCCGAGCAACGGACGCGGGAGGCCGAGATCGCCAAGGAACGGGCGGTGGAGGAGGCCCAGATCGAGCGGGAGAGGGCGGTCCGGGAGGCGGAAGTCAAACGCGAAGCCTACCTGATCCGAGTCGCCGAGGAGCGCGAGCGGGCGGAAATCGAGAAGGAACGCGCCATCGAGGAAGCCAAGCGGGCGCGGGACATCGCCGTGCTCCTGAAGGAAATCGAACGGCTTCGCGAGGAGAAAAACCGCCTCGAGAGCGAAGCGGCCCGGGAGCAGGCAGCGCAGGCCGTGCTCACGGTCGTGCAGAAGGCCGAAGCGGAACGGGCGCGGGAGATCGCTCTCATCGACGCGCTGCGCGAACTGGAAGTGGCCGAGAGGCGCGCCAAAGCCCGCGAACGGCTCGCCGCGGCCCGCAGAGCCGAGGGGGAAGCCGAGGCTTACGCCGTCTCGAAGCTGCGCGAGGCGGAAAACATCCTGGGAGAGAAATTCATCGTACGCGACATCGCGCAGGCGCTCATCGAAAGAGCCCCGGAAATCGCCTCGGAACTCATGGCCCCGGCGAAACAGATCGAGAGCATCCGGGTTCTCAGCGTGAGCGGTCTCGGCGCGGATGGCGCGGCGGACACGAGCGGGGTCGGCGGTGTTCTCGCCGCCTTCTTGCGCTCCGGTGCGGCGCTTCCCCTTCTCAAGGAAATTCTCGATTTCGCCGGCATCGACCGGGAAAAGGCCCTCCAGAAGATCACGGAAAAAGTCCCGATTCTCCGGGAGGTGAGCCGGGAAAGCTCGACGGCGCAAAAATAA
- a CDS encoding short-chain dehydrogenase, which yields MDLGLRNATAVVTGGSSGMGRAAAECFAEDGARVAVFGRTRARLDETVEALRRLGSPDAVGVVVDVCRTEEVERAFEEIGRRWGSLNILVNAVGPSEQGGIEELTDEDWYRAFDQGVLSAVRCVRAALPLLRRAEWARIVNVSAHSTKRQAPNLIAYTAAKSAMTSVSKNLARGLAKDGILVNTVSPGTFLSESLRRYLESMADSRGIDPNDPVDAMRVIDEDYGEPCDLYRAGLPSEIGPVIAFLASRRNSYTTGANVNVDGGSDFS from the coding sequence ATGGACCTTGGTCTGAGAAACGCGACCGCAGTCGTGACGGGAGGCAGCAGCGGTATGGGACGCGCCGCTGCCGAGTGCTTCGCCGAAGATGGAGCCCGAGTGGCCGTCTTCGGCCGCACGCGCGCTCGGCTCGACGAAACGGTCGAAGCTCTGCGACGCCTGGGGAGCCCCGACGCGGTGGGCGTGGTCGTGGACGTTTGCCGCACCGAAGAGGTCGAGCGCGCGTTCGAGGAGATCGGGCGGCGGTGGGGAAGCCTCAACATCCTGGTCAACGCGGTGGGGCCCTCGGAACAGGGCGGGATCGAGGAGCTCACGGACGAGGACTGGTACCGAGCCTTCGACCAGGGGGTTCTCTCGGCTGTCCGCTGCGTGCGAGCCGCTCTCCCGCTCCTGCGTCGCGCCGAGTGGGCGAGGATCGTGAACGTATCCGCGCACTCGACCAAGAGGCAGGCCCCCAACCTGATCGCTTACACGGCCGCCAAATCGGCGATGACCAGCGTGAGCAAAAACTTGGCCCGGGGGCTCGCCAAGGACGGCATCCTCGTGAACACCGTCTCGCCCGGCACGTTCCTTTCGGAAAGTCTCCGCCGTTACCTGGAATCGATGGCCGACTCTCGCGGCATCGACCCGAACGATCCGGTCGATGCCATGCGCGTCATCGACGAGGACTACGGAGAGCCCTGCGACCTCTACCGCGCGGGCCTCCCGAGCGAGATCGGTCCCGTCATCGCTTTTCTGGCTTCCCGCCGGAACAGCTACACGACCGGCGCGAACGTGAACGTCGACGGAGGCTCGGACTTCAGCTGA
- a CDS encoding acyl-CoA dehydrogenase, with translation MKTAPESPPAGIDAERVTTWYLAFVPDTAPPLSFALVPGGNSNLTYIVTDREGRKTVLRRPPLGAILATAHDMAREHKIISALAATRVPVPRPLGLCTDPEVTGAPFYVMEYVPGEVLESAERTRAYLEESARRKLGEEVVEVLAALHALVPEEVGLGDLGKKEAYIERQLRRWRTQWEKSKTRELPLMEEVHRELERRIPPQVGACVVHGDYRIGNMLVRPDGTIAAVLDWELCTLGDPLADLGYLLNDWTAPGETVLGSSRPAAAGGFPSREEILRLYAQKTGRDVSRIGYYRAFQSWRLAVIVEGVLARFEKGVMGRSTDTAALRAAVETLALEARQLLREVRDAPAAS, from the coding sequence GTGAAAACGGCGCCGGAAAGCCCGCCCGCGGGCATCGACGCGGAGCGTGTGACGACCTGGTACCTCGCCTTCGTTCCCGACACGGCCCCACCGCTGTCCTTCGCTCTGGTCCCCGGCGGAAACTCGAACCTGACCTACATCGTCACGGATCGGGAAGGCCGCAAAACGGTGCTGCGGCGGCCGCCGCTCGGCGCCATTCTGGCGACCGCCCACGACATGGCGCGCGAGCACAAGATCATCTCGGCGCTGGCCGCCACGCGGGTACCCGTCCCCCGGCCGCTCGGCCTCTGTACCGATCCCGAGGTCACCGGAGCGCCCTTCTACGTCATGGAGTACGTCCCCGGCGAGGTTCTCGAGAGCGCCGAGCGCACCCGCGCCTATCTCGAGGAAAGCGCCAGGCGGAAGCTCGGCGAAGAAGTCGTCGAGGTGCTCGCCGCTCTCCACGCCCTCGTGCCGGAAGAGGTCGGACTCGGGGACCTCGGGAAGAAAGAAGCCTACATCGAGCGGCAGCTCCGGCGGTGGCGGACCCAGTGGGAGAAATCGAAGACGCGGGAACTTCCCCTCATGGAGGAAGTTCATCGCGAGCTCGAGCGCCGCATTCCGCCGCAGGTGGGAGCTTGCGTCGTCCACGGGGACTACCGCATCGGGAACATGTTGGTGCGACCGGACGGAACGATCGCCGCGGTCCTGGACTGGGAGCTCTGCACCCTCGGCGACCCGCTGGCCGACCTGGGCTACCTGCTGAACGACTGGACCGCTCCCGGCGAAACCGTGCTCGGAAGTTCGAGACCGGCAGCCGCGGGGGGATTTCCCTCGCGCGAGGAGATCCTGCGTCTCTACGCGCAGAAGACGGGACGGGACGTCTCGCGCATCGGATACTACCGGGCCTTCCAGTCCTGGCGGCTCGCCGTGATCGTGGAAGGCGTCCTCGCCCGGTTCGAGAAGGGTGTCATGGGACGCAGCACGGACACGGCCGCGCTGCGAGCGGCGGTCGAAACGCTGGCCCTCGAAGCCAGGCAGCTTCTCCGGGAAGTGCGAGACGCTCCCGCGGCTTCCTGA
- a CDS encoding alcohol dehydrogenase: MKALLYDVDVNEVVHLIQEARENKEAYLGAHSLIRLVDLPEPRVPFPDWVLIRTKFCGICGSDYKQVFLDFENIDSPLATLSSFPQVLGHEVVGTIAEVGPEVRGLRPGQRVVLNPWLSCAPRGIQPVCEACEEGQYSLCVNFKRGRIAPGIHTGTCRDIPGGFAPLLPAHESMAIPVPDEVSDDAAVLADPFSVSFHAVVRHQPRPGDIVVVYGCGTLGLCAIEILRKLFPDTRIYAITRFEHQARLARQLGAEDTIPWRPLENIVERFREITGAAEVLPPVEGVPGLPMLHGVRGVRVVYNTVGTAESIEVSIRIAGPRSTVVVIGFDTPARFEWSPHYFKEINLVGSNAFGVEEWGGKRQHAMLHYFDLVREGKIDVTPIITHRYRLEDYREAFLATHDQGSSGAVKVLFDFS, encoded by the coding sequence ATGAAAGCTCTCCTCTACGACGTCGACGTGAACGAAGTCGTCCATCTCATCCAGGAAGCGCGGGAGAACAAGGAGGCGTACCTCGGCGCGCACTCCCTCATCCGCCTCGTCGACTTGCCGGAGCCGCGAGTTCCCTTCCCCGACTGGGTCCTCATCCGAACCAAGTTCTGCGGGATCTGCGGGAGCGACTACAAGCAGGTGTTCCTGGACTTCGAGAACATCGACAGCCCGCTCGCTACGCTTTCGTCTTTTCCTCAGGTGCTCGGCCACGAGGTGGTGGGCACGATCGCCGAGGTCGGACCCGAGGTGCGCGGGCTCCGGCCGGGACAGCGGGTCGTGCTGAACCCCTGGCTTTCCTGCGCGCCACGGGGGATCCAACCGGTCTGCGAGGCGTGCGAGGAGGGACAGTACTCGCTCTGCGTCAATTTCAAGCGTGGCCGTATCGCCCCGGGAATCCATACGGGCACCTGCCGGGACATCCCCGGGGGCTTCGCCCCCTTGCTCCCGGCTCACGAGTCCATGGCCATCCCCGTGCCGGACGAGGTGAGCGACGACGCAGCGGTGCTCGCGGACCCCTTTTCCGTGAGCTTCCACGCCGTGGTCCGCCACCAGCCCCGGCCGGGGGACATCGTCGTGGTGTACGGGTGCGGCACGCTCGGGCTCTGCGCGATCGAAATCCTCCGCAAGCTTTTCCCCGACACGAGGATCTACGCCATCACGCGCTTCGAGCACCAGGCCAGGCTCGCACGGCAGCTCGGGGCGGAAGACACGATTCCCTGGCGCCCTCTCGAGAACATCGTCGAGCGTTTCCGGGAAATCACGGGAGCGGCGGAAGTGCTCCCGCCGGTCGAGGGGGTGCCCGGGCTTCCGATGCTCCACGGCGTGCGGGGCGTACGCGTGGTCTACAACACCGTGGGTACCGCGGAGAGCATCGAGGTGTCGATCCGGATCGCCGGGCCGCGATCGACCGTCGTGGTCATCGGGTTCGACACGCCCGCCCGTTTCGAGTGGTCGCCGCATTACTTCAAGGAAATCAACCTGGTCGGGTCGAACGCCTTCGGCGTCGAGGAGTGGGGCGGGAAAAGACAGCACGCGATGCTCCACTACTTCGACCTCGTCCGCGAAGGGAAGATCGACGTGACGCCGATCATCACCCACCGCTACCGGCTCGAAGACTACAGGGAGGCGTTTCTCGCGACACACGACCAGGGGAGTTCGGGGGCGGTCAAGGTCCTTTTCGATTTTTCCTGA
- a CDS encoding putative Fe-S cluster assembly protein SufT yields the protein MRYEEVVLQRDCEAVVIPYGDPVVLPAGTEVVIMQSLGDSFTVQVPTMGGLYRIGGKDADALGKTPTPTKTEGAAEPAGPVDEKQIWDALRNVYDPEIPVNIVELGLVYELRTEPHPEGGTKVYVKMTLTAPGCGMGEFIAADAKRRIEAIPGVKEAEVELVFDPPWSQDMMSEAAKLELGLL from the coding sequence ATGCGCTACGAGGAAGTCGTGCTCCAGCGGGATTGCGAAGCCGTCGTGATTCCCTATGGTGACCCCGTGGTCCTGCCTGCCGGGACCGAGGTGGTCATCATGCAGTCCCTCGGGGACAGCTTCACCGTACAGGTCCCCACGATGGGTGGTCTCTACCGGATCGGCGGAAAGGACGCGGACGCTCTCGGCAAAACGCCGACCCCCACGAAGACCGAAGGCGCCGCCGAGCCTGCCGGCCCGGTGGACGAAAAGCAGATCTGGGACGCCCTCCGCAACGTGTACGATCCGGAAATCCCCGTGAACATCGTCGAGCTGGGTCTCGTCTACGAGCTCCGCACGGAACCCCATCCGGAAGGCGGCACGAAGGTCTACGTGAAAATGACGCTCACCGCGCCCGGCTGCGGGATGGGGGAATTCATCGCGGCGGACGCGAAGCGCCGTATCGAAGCGATCCCGGGCGTGAAGGAAGCCGAGGTCGAGCTCGTGTTCGATCCGCCCTGGAGTCAGGACATGATGTCCGAAGCCGCCAAACTCGAACTCGGCCTCCTCTGA
- a CDS encoding 2,5-dichloro-2,5-cyclohexadiene-1,4-diol dehydrogenase gives MAGRLEGKVALITGAANGIGRATTLRFLEEGARVVMFDLNAAAAQEVLGRAREAGHAERVRFLRGDVAEEADVEGAVEFATREFGRLDCVFNNAGIAGAFGPITHIEVEDWDATFAVLVRGVFLGLKHGARALKAQGQGGSLINTASVAGLSGGDGPQAYSAAKAAVVNLTRAVAVELAPHRIRVNAICPGGILTPLIHRGSPDAVRGLLEKLQPWPEAGMPEDIAAVALFLASDESRFVTGAAIVADGGLTAAGSRSIQALGQGEAAFQAVGMDFGTTGREPKWKGIGG, from the coding sequence ATGGCAGGACGACTCGAAGGAAAGGTAGCACTGATCACCGGTGCGGCAAACGGAATCGGACGGGCTACGACGCTCAGGTTTCTCGAAGAAGGGGCACGTGTCGTGATGTTCGACCTGAACGCAGCCGCCGCCCAAGAAGTCCTCGGTCGTGCGCGCGAGGCCGGGCACGCAGAGCGGGTGCGGTTTTTGCGGGGAGACGTCGCGGAGGAAGCGGACGTGGAAGGGGCCGTCGAGTTCGCGACGCGCGAGTTCGGGCGGCTCGACTGTGTGTTCAACAACGCCGGGATCGCCGGCGCTTTCGGCCCGATCACGCACATCGAGGTGGAAGACTGGGACGCCACGTTCGCCGTGCTCGTCCGCGGCGTCTTTCTCGGCCTCAAGCACGGTGCTCGCGCGCTCAAGGCACAGGGGCAGGGTGGGTCTCTCATCAACACGGCTTCGGTGGCGGGACTCTCCGGGGGAGACGGACCGCAGGCCTACTCGGCCGCCAAGGCGGCCGTCGTCAACCTGACGCGAGCCGTGGCCGTCGAGCTCGCGCCCCACCGCATCCGCGTGAACGCCATTTGCCCCGGGGGAATTCTCACGCCGCTGATCCACCGCGGAAGTCCCGATGCCGTTCGCGGGCTCCTCGAGAAGCTCCAGCCATGGCCCGAAGCCGGCATGCCCGAGGACATCGCGGCCGTTGCCCTTTTTCTCGCTTCGGACGAATCTCGCTTCGTCACGGGGGCAGCCATCGTGGCCGACGGCGGGCTCACGGCCGCAGGCTCGCGTTCCATCCAGGCTCTGGGGCAGGGAGAAGCCGCCTTCCAGGCCGTCGGCATGGACTTCGGGACGACGGGACGCGAACCGAAGTGGAAAGGCATCGGCGGATAA
- a CDS encoding xanthosine permease: MRALVHLSTYWFFLFAAMGVFFPYYSLYLRETAGLGGTQIGLVLATLPLVGIATQPLWGIWADRTGARRGVVALLAAGSAVCLGILSLARGFWEILLATGALALFFASLVPLSYSLTLAFLAGRGPRAFGYVRVWGTVGFLLLAVGFPRFSAGLSLSTAHAGSSTAPGLEALFWVAAALLGVASFVATRLPSVPELSLRARPGEWRLLLRHPAMRRLFLFVLLAYFCLQGPMVLLPIYVTSRGGDMATVGDLWLLMLLVEIPLVLFSGLGLERIGARGLLAVGVAFGGARWFVCGLAESWTLVYAVQLFHGLVVAGLLLGGPLYVEAVAPPELRASGQALLSTVGVSLGGILSNTTSGVLLDVRGIDLPYVAGGLGALVLGLSARFFLPRPER; encoded by the coding sequence GTGAGAGCTCTCGTCCACCTTTCCACGTACTGGTTCTTTCTCTTCGCCGCCATGGGCGTCTTTTTCCCTTACTACAGCCTCTACCTACGCGAAACCGCGGGGCTCGGCGGCACCCAAATCGGTCTGGTTCTCGCCACGCTGCCTCTGGTGGGCATCGCCACGCAGCCGCTCTGGGGTATCTGGGCGGACCGAACGGGGGCGCGGCGCGGTGTCGTCGCGCTTCTGGCGGCAGGGTCCGCCGTGTGCCTCGGCATCCTCTCGCTGGCGCGGGGCTTCTGGGAAATCCTCCTTGCCACCGGAGCGCTCGCCCTGTTTTTCGCCTCCCTCGTCCCCCTCTCCTACTCTCTCACGCTCGCTTTTCTCGCGGGCCGCGGCCCCCGGGCTTTCGGGTACGTGCGCGTCTGGGGAACGGTCGGCTTTCTCCTCCTCGCCGTCGGGTTCCCGCGCTTTTCGGCCGGTCTTTCCCTCTCGACTGCACACGCGGGAAGCTCTACCGCACCGGGCCTCGAGGCTCTCTTCTGGGTGGCGGCGGCCCTTCTCGGAGTGGCCTCTTTCGTTGCAACCAGGCTTCCTTCGGTACCCGAGCTTTCTCTGCGCGCACGGCCAGGCGAGTGGCGGCTTCTTCTCCGCCACCCCGCCATGCGCCGGCTCTTTCTCTTCGTCCTTCTCGCCTATTTCTGCCTCCAGGGTCCCATGGTCCTGCTCCCCATCTACGTCACCTCCCGCGGAGGCGACATGGCGACGGTCGGTGACCTCTGGCTTCTCATGCTCCTGGTGGAGATTCCGCTGGTTCTCTTCTCGGGCCTGGGACTCGAACGGATCGGGGCGCGCGGACTCCTCGCCGTCGGGGTGGCGTTCGGCGGTGCGCGGTGGTTCGTCTGTGGGCTCGCGGAGAGCTGGACCCTCGTCTACGCCGTGCAGCTCTTTCACGGCCTGGTCGTAGCGGGACTTCTTCTCGGAGGACCGCTTTACGTGGAAGCCGTGGCACCCCCCGAGCTGCGCGCGAGCGGACAGGCGCTCCTCTCGACGGTGGGCGTGAGCCTGGGCGGCATCCTCTCCAACACGACGAGCGGCGTCCTGCTGGACGTCCGCGGTATCGACCTGCCTTACGTCGCCGGAGGTCTCGGCGCTCTCGTCCTGGGCCTTTCGGCGCGGTTTTTCTTGCCGCGGCCGGAGCGGTAG
- the paaG gene encoding enoyl-CoA hydratase, which produces MRSGRIVREAREHGVRVLRLDFPPANAIGEALLEALGSELEEAERTPEVRALVLTGTGKFFSGGFDFSAPPRDEASVRRLQDVYRDVHARLLGFPKPTVGMLNGHAVAGGLVLFLACDYRLGVEGDYRVGLNEVAVGAAFPRAAFEIVRLRLAHARACETILGAALYPASQAPRLGIVDELFPPEVFEPTVLRRASRLAGFPREAYAHAKRLLVGDALERIRAETREEAEEAAAVWLAPESRAAREAQRKKLGIS; this is translated from the coding sequence ATGAGGTCCGGACGAATCGTGCGGGAAGCTCGGGAGCACGGCGTCCGCGTTCTGCGTCTCGACTTTCCTCCGGCCAACGCCATCGGCGAGGCTTTGCTCGAGGCGCTCGGGAGCGAGCTCGAGGAGGCGGAGCGGACGCCGGAAGTCCGAGCTCTCGTGCTCACGGGCACGGGGAAGTTTTTCAGCGGCGGATTCGACTTCTCGGCTCCCCCGCGCGACGAAGCTTCCGTTCGCCGGCTCCAGGACGTTTACCGCGACGTCCATGCCCGGCTCCTCGGGTTTCCGAAGCCGACCGTGGGGATGCTCAACGGGCATGCCGTGGCCGGCGGTCTCGTCCTCTTTCTCGCGTGCGACTACCGCCTGGGCGTCGAGGGAGACTACCGCGTGGGGCTCAACGAGGTGGCCGTGGGAGCCGCGTTTCCGCGGGCAGCTTTCGAGATCGTGCGCCTGCGGCTTGCGCACGCGCGTGCCTGCGAGACGATCTTGGGTGCGGCCCTCTATCCCGCTTCGCAGGCGCCGCGCCTCGGGATCGTCGACGAGCTCTTTCCACCCGAGGTCTTCGAGCCGACGGTTCTCCGCCGGGCGTCCCGGCTCGCGGGCTTTCCCCGCGAAGCGTACGCGCATGCCAAACGACTTCTCGTCGGCGACGCTCTCGAACGCATCCGTGCCGAGACGCGCGAAGAAGCCGAGGAGGCGGCCGCTGTCTGGCTCGCCCCCGAAAGCCGCGCGGCACGCGAGGCCCAGCGGAAAAAGCTCGGCATTTCGTGA
- a CDS encoding DUF547 domain-containing protein has protein sequence MPKLRPGFLCLLLAAFSPLAAAPPRAPSLHAPWSRLLARYVDEEGLVAYRSLEREARPELDAYLDRLARTDPETFDRKEQIAFWIDAYNANVVRGVLSGQTAESFLARKRFFSWWRFPVAGKERTLDEIEHEILRKRFSEPRVHFALVCASRSCPKLRREAYEGARLDEQLDDQVRSFLLDPERNVLEPGRLRLSSIFRWFAEDFEKSGGLLPFLRRYVDIPGEPAIEYLPYDWSLNAQPGERP, from the coding sequence GTGCCGAAACTTCGTCCCGGATTCCTTTGCCTTCTTCTCGCTGCCTTCTCCCCGCTGGCAGCGGCTCCTCCGCGTGCGCCTTCGCTCCATGCACCCTGGAGCCGCCTTCTCGCCCGCTACGTCGACGAAGAGGGACTCGTCGCCTACCGGTCGCTCGAGCGCGAAGCACGGCCAGAGCTCGATGCTTACCTGGACCGTCTGGCTCGAACGGATCCCGAGACCTTCGATCGCAAAGAGCAGATCGCTTTCTGGATCGACGCCTACAACGCCAACGTCGTCCGCGGGGTTCTCTCCGGGCAGACGGCCGAGAGTTTTCTGGCTCGGAAAAGATTCTTTTCCTGGTGGCGATTCCCGGTGGCAGGCAAGGAGCGAACGCTCGACGAAATCGAACACGAGATCTTGCGCAAGCGCTTTTCGGAACCCAGGGTTCATTTCGCGCTGGTCTGCGCTTCGCGAAGCTGCCCGAAACTCCGGCGTGAGGCCTACGAGGGAGCCAGGCTCGACGAACAGCTGGACGATCAGGTCCGAAGTTTTCTCCTCGACCCGGAACGCAATGTGCTCGAACCAGGACGGCTGCGCCTCTCCTCGATCTTCCGGTGGTTCGCCGAAGACTTCGAGAAAAGCGGAGGTCTCCTGCCCTTCCTGCGCCGATACGTGGACATACCCGGCGAGCCCGCAATCGAGTACCTTCCTTACGACTGGAGTCTCAACGCCCAGCCCGGCGAGCGCCCTTGA